Below is a genomic region from Eupeodes corollae chromosome 1, idEupCoro1.1, whole genome shotgun sequence.
TATCTAAGGGTAGCGAAATGCGTATTTTTCTGAAAGGTCAGCGGCATCATTACCTTCTATTCCGCTGTGTCCGGGTATCCAAGCTAAAGTGATGTTTGTGTTGTAGTACAAGCAGTTTCTAAAAGTAAGGAGAGCTGCACATTTGTTATTAACGTTGCTTTGCCCCTTGAGTATACCAAGATTGTCGGTGAGGATTAAAAAACGTTCAGAATTTAGTTGAGTTAAAAAGATCGCTTTTTAATTTGCAGCTAGCTTGGCTATGTAATTACTCGCATATTGTGGAAGTAGAGCCTGGTGAAGAGTGGAgaaattgaatgttttaatGCGTTTCGTGAACCGATTCATTACATATTTTAGTAATAAATTGTTCATGAGCAaatcttttcattttaattggCAAACCAAACTAAGCATAAATGAAGtgaaagctgtcaaaaagacacaAGTCTAAAAAACAtccattattttttgtcaggAATAAAGTTTCAACAGAAAACTTGGCCTTCaaagtgtaaaatatttttcgcttgaaaatgttgtcaatattttaaacacATCCAATATAATAATGGATTAAAACGCGTTGagctttagttttttaaaaactactctTTACACGAAACTAGAAATCCAAATTACACTTATTCTAATTTCTCCAAGTTCGATTTAAGAATTTACTGCACCTCAAAAACTATAGGTTTCGTTTCTTCTTTTATGTACATCGTTTCTAGATCGTTGAGTTTTTCTAAAATCTTTCTTATATCTTATTTTCCATAAATTTATAACTaattgagttttcttttttgttcttatttgcaGTGATAACTCAGGTAAAATTCGAGTCTTCTCCATAAAAGTCGCACTGGCCACCATGTGTTCCGGCAAACTTGTCGATAAATTACGATGTAAGTCAATCcgttattttttccatttaaaaattgttatttaaattttgttttttttttttctttaattttattttagatatatTCTCACAAATATCGGATGGTGCCGGTCAACTAGTCCCTTGGAAACTTGGCGAATTTCTGCGTGAAGTCTTAGCGCTACCCGCAGCTGTTTATGAATCACCCACATTCCATTATAAAGAAGGTCTTGAAGAGGAAATTTTTCCGGCTGATGCGAAAGTCACAGTGAATGATTTTATGGCAATACTTATGTCTGAACCAGGACCATCGTGTCTCGTCTGGTTGCCATTGCTGCATCGCTTGGCCACGGTCGAGACAATCGTCCATCCGACTATCTGTTCTGTTTGTCATAAGGAAAATTTTACCGGATTTCGTTATCGATGTCAGCGATGTCACGCCTACCAGTTGTGTCAAGAGTGCTTTTGGCATGGCAAGACATCACTGAATCACCAAAACGATCACGAAGTCAAGGAATACTCGAGCTATAAGTCTCCCAGCAAACAGATCGGACATTCGTTAAGGAAGAGCTTTCGATGTGTGCCTGAAAAGACTGCACAAGTGTTGCCACGATTCCCCGAACAGCCGGAGAAGACGTTGAATTTGTCGCATATAGTACCGCCCTCACCATTGCCATCGCATAATGGCTTCTCCGATCCAAGCTTGTTGCATGGCTACGATAGAAGCAGCACATTAGATTCCAGAGCTACTGGCAGGAGCTTGGATAGTGCTGGTGGAACTTCGATATCACGGGTAGCCGCTGCTTCAGCTAATGATGAGGAACATCGTTTGATTGCCAGATATGCAGCCAGGCTTGCGCAAGAGAATAGAGCAGTAacttaaattaaagatttttttatccAAAGAAGttattaatgttgttttttcttttctagccCTCCGGAATTCCGACTGAAAATTCCACCATCACCACGGACAATTCCCGTGCCCAACGTGAACTGATCGCCCAGCTAGAGTCGAAAAACAAAGAGATCATGCGTGAAATCGCCCGCCTGCGCCGACAGCAAGAAGCCGAACAAATGACACCCGAAAATCCGGCCCTCATAAACGAACTGCGAGCATTGAGACAGCGCAAAGGTGAACTCGAGGGCCACTTGGGAGCCCTCCAAGATTCCCGTCGCCAACTCATGGACCAACTCGAGGGCCTAATGCGAATGTTAAAGAACCAACAGACTGCAAGTCCACGATCCACACCCAATTCTAGTCCACGATCGGGTAAATCTCCACCAATGCCCGGAAATCAGCAAAACTCCgttcaacaacagcaacagcagcaacaacaacagcaacaacaattgCTGCGATCGTCTGCAtctcagcaacaacaacaacatcaccaGATTCCGCCCAATTGTCAGGCCCAATCAATGCACAATAATGCAAATTCATTGGAACAACAAACCCTGAATCAATTGAACGAAGTACGAGCCGCCTTCCATTCCAATGGAACATCCAGTGAGTATTAaagttttgggtttttttttatttcttagtatCTAGAAAGGTATTGAACTTAATTGGTTAAATGGGACGACAAAAAAAGTGGGATGTGAATGGGGTTGCTGGATAGTTAAGGAGGGAATAACGAGGGACGggaaaaagaaagagaaaagtttttatgttaaaatgtatgttttttaagtttgaaatccttgtttttctaaattttattcaaCCTCCAAGGATATGTTCCCAAAAACTCTGTATCCTGAGAATGAAATttcataaatgtattttttttaagaacataatttggAATTTTCTTACTAAGGTATTTATTTTAGCTTTTATTTCAGAAATAGTCTAagcaaaattattctttaaccCTAAATAAAGAAAAGTCTCCTGCATATAAAAATTCGGTTTCCTACTACGAGTATACTCTTTAAAGTCATGGCTTGAAGATGGAATGGTTTTCGAAAAGTATTTATGACACTCTGCCAAAAAACGTCAGCTTTTTTATCTTGTATTTAATTCCTTACATAATCTGTACTAGTCTACCATAGACTGCTAAGTATTGGCAGGAACTTATTGAGCCCAAGTGACATTTCAGCCTACTTTTTTTAGTATTCCTGACTAACAGCGTTAAGGTAAAtcgtgtatattttgttttaaatcggTTTTGAAATCCAACTTCCATCAAttattcttacattttttcagTTGAGCGTTTTGAAACTTAAgtttttgatgttatatttatGTCTCTGTTTTAAATGCTTTAAGTTATAGCCACAACCTTCTTCCCCAaagcagtacaaatttttggtcgttcgtaaaaaatatgaggaaattttcttcttcctcggttcctacgctcgttgtttATGACAACCcaatttgttagctctttagagaaagcttatctctttgctaggcagttcgacGCCAATTAaaccagtgagtgttatgactccgcttgtacttgagcgagttagtgattctatgtcaccaatattttttaagatctcaACATTCTTAAATCCGCTGAAGaggaaaaaacaatttcttgaaaaatttagaGGATGTTTTTTCAATCACCGTCAGTCCTTAATATCTCTATAAATAGTCCAACAAAAGTCCGCTAACATTGAAGCTTTCCAATGGCGTTGATATCGCTTGTTCATATCGGCGATGAAAGCCGTCACCGTGCTCATCGCTAAAAGTTCCGGAAAGAACTCCAAGTGGGAATGTAAAAAGTGGATTTTTGAAGACATA
It encodes:
- the LOC129943273 gene encoding dystrobrevin beta isoform X5, which encodes MMELEPRVAILQDLRLQTFDSIRFASYRTASKLRYIQKSTNLHLVDIWNVIEAFRENGLNTLEPQSEVSVARLETLVSSLYHNLNKRLPTAQQVPVDSKAGLLLNWLLAAYTSDNSGKIRVFSIKVALATMCSGKLVDKLRYIFSQISDGAGQLVPWKLGEFLREVLALPAAVYESPTFHYKEGLEEEIFPADAKVTVNDFMAILMSEPGPSCLVWLPLLHRLATVETIVHPTICSVCHKENFTGFRYRCQRCHAYQLCQECFWHGKTSLNHQNDHEVKEYSSYKSPSKQIGHSLRKSFRCVPEKTAQVLPRFPEQPEKTLNLSHIVPPSPLPSHNGFSDPSLLHGYDRSSTLDSRATGRSLDSAGGTSISRVAAASANDEEHRLIARYAARLAQENRAPSGIPTENSTITTDNSRAQRELIAQLESKNKEIMREIARLRRQQEAEQMTPENPALINELRALRQRKGELEGHLGALQDSRRQLMDQLEGLMRMLKNQQTASPRSTPNSSPRSGKSPPMPGNQQNSVQQQQQQQQQQQQQLLRSSASQQQQQHHQIPPNCQAQSMHNNANSLEQQTLNQLNEVRAAFHSNGTSNFDESQSYNPDWNEKANANSQWQEQFAQWNLNTQNP
- the LOC129943273 gene encoding dystrobrevin beta isoform X2 — encoded protein: MMELEPRVAILQDLRLQTFDSIRFASYRTASKLRYIQKSTNLHLVDIWNVIEAFRENGLNTLEPQSEVSVARLETLVSSLYHNLNKRLPTAQQVPVDSKAGLLLNWLLAAYTSDNSGKIRVFSIKVALATMCSGKLVDKLRYIFSQISDGAGQLVPWKLGEFLREVLALPAAVYESPTFHYKEGLEEEIFPADAKVTVNDFMAILMSEPGPSCLVWLPLLHRLATVETIVHPTICSVCHKENFTGFRYRCQRCHAYQLCQECFWHGKTSLNHQNDHEVKEYSSYKSPSKQIGHSLRKSFRCVPEKTAQVLPRFPEQPEKTLNLSHIVPPSPLPSHNGFSDPSLLHGYDRSSTLDSRATGRSLDSAGGTSISRVAAASANDEEHRLIARYAARLAQENRAPSGIPTENSTITTDNSRAQRELIAQLESKNKEIMREIARLRRQQEAEQMTPENPALINELRALRQRKGELEGHLGALQDSRRQLMDQLEGLMRMLKNQQTASPRSTPNSSPRSGKSPPMPGNQQNSVQQQQQQQQQQQQQLLRSSASQQQQQHHQIPPNCQAQSMHNNANSLEQQTLNQLNEVRAAFHSNGTSNDDPTKDLYYAADTVSSAMSSLVRELNSVKYCSESPTKKEKAPTFIKPLADDFPEIHEIGETIDDMHLIMYAHVLKYCVNC
- the LOC129943273 gene encoding dystrobrevin beta isoform X1 — its product is MMELEPRVAILQDLRLQTFDSIRFASYRTASKLRYIQKSTNLHLVDIWNVIEAFRENGLNTLEPQSEVSVARLETLVSSLYHNLNKRLPTAQQVPVDSKAGLLLNWLLAAYTSDNSGKIRVFSIKVALATMCSGKLVDKLRYIFSQISDGAGQLVPWKLGEFLREVLALPAAVYESPTFHYKEGLEEEIFPADAKVTVNDFMAILMSEPGPSCLVWLPLLHRLATVETIVHPTICSVCHKENFTGFRYRCQRCHAYQLCQECFWHGKTSLNHQNDHEVKEYSSYKSPSKQIGHSLRKSFRCVPEKTAQVLPRFPEQPEKTLNLSHIVPPSPLPSHNGFSDPSLLHGYDRSSTLDSRATGRSLDSAGGTSISRVAAASANDEEHRLIARYAARLAQENRAPSGIPTENSTITTDNSRAQRELIAQLESKNKEIMREIARLRRQQEAEQMTPENPALINELRALRQRKGELEGHLGALQDSRRQLMDQLEGLMRMLKNQQTASPRSTPNSSPRSGKSPPMPGNQQNSVQQQQQQQQQQQQQLLRSSASQQQQQHHQIPPNCQAQSMHNNANSLEQQTLNQLNEVRAAFHSNGTSNDDPTKDLYYAADTVSSAMSSLVRELNSVKYCSESPTKKEKAPTFIKPLDFDESQSYNPDWNEKANANSQWQEQFAQWNLNTQNP
- the LOC129943273 gene encoding dystrobrevin beta isoform X4 encodes the protein MMELEPRVAILQDLRLQTFDSIRFASYRTASKLRYIQKSTNLHLVDIWNVIEAFRENGLNTLEPQSEVSVARLETLVSSLYHNLNKRLPTAQQVPVDSKAGLLLNWLLAAYTSDNSGKIRVFSIKVALATMCSGKLVDKLRYIFSQISDGAGQLVPWKLGEFLREVLALPAAVYESPTFHYKEGLEEEIFPADAKVTVNDFMAILMSEPGPSCLVWLPLLHRLATVETIVHPTICSVCHKENFTGFRYRCQRCHAYQLCQECFWHGKTSLNHQNDHEVKEYSSYKSPSKQIGHSLRKSFRCVPEKTAQVLPRFPEQPEKTLNLSHIVPPSPLPSHNGFSDPSLLHGYDRSSTLDSRATGRSLDSAGGTSISRVAAASANDEEHRLIARYAARLAQENRAPSGIPTENSTITTDNSRAQRELIAQLESKNKEIMREIARLRRQQEAEQMTPENPALINELRALRQRKGELEGHLGALQDSRRQLMDQLEGLMRMLKNQQTASPRSTPNSSPRSGKSPPMPGNQQNSVQQQQQQQQQQQQQLLRSSASQQQQQHHQIPPNCQAQSMHNNANSLEQQTLNQLNEVRAAFHSNGTSNDDPTKDLYYAADTVSSAMSSLVRELNSVKYCSESPTKKEKAPTFIKPLDYYPNRKNKKE
- the LOC129943273 gene encoding dystrobrevin beta isoform X3; this encodes MMELEPRVAILQDLRLQTFDSIRFASYRTASKLRYIQKSTNLHLVDIWNVIEAFRENGLNTLEPQSEVSVARLETLVSSLYHNLNKRLPTAQQVPVDSKAGLLLNWLLAAYTSDNSGKIRVFSIKVALATMCSGKLVDKLRYIFSQISDGAGQLVPWKLGEFLREVLALPAAVYESPTFHYKEGLEEEIFPADAKVTVNDFMAILMSEPGPSCLVWLPLLHRLATVETIVHPTICSVCHKENFTGFRYRCQRCHAYQLCQECFWHGKTSLNHQNDHEVKEYSSYKSPSKQIGHSLRKSFRCVPEKTAQVLPRFPEQPEKTLNLSHIVPPSPLPSHNGFSDPSLLHGYDRSSTLDSRATGRSLDSAGGTSISRVAAASANDEEHRLIARYAARLAQENRAPSGIPTENSTITTDNSRAQRELIAQLESKNKEIMREIARLRRQQEAEQMTPENPALINELRALRQRKGELEGHLGALQDSRRQLMDQLEGLMRMLKNQQTASPRSTPNSSPRSGKSPPMPGNQQNSVQQQQQQQQQQQQQLLRSSASQQQQQHHQIPPNCQAQSMHNNANSLEQQTLNQLNEVRAAFHSNGTSNDDPTKDLYYAADTVSSAMSSLVRELNSDFDESQSYNPDWNEKANANSQWQEQFAQWNLNTQNP
- the LOC129943273 gene encoding dystrobrevin beta isoform X6, coding for MMELEPRVAILQDLRLQTFDSIRFASYRTASKLRYIQKSTNLHLVDIWNVIEAFRENGLNTLEPQSEVSVARLETLVSSLYHNLNKRLPTAQQVPVDSKAGLLLNWLLAAYTSDNSGKIRVFSIKVALATMCSGKLVDKLRYIFSQISDGAGQLVPWKLGEFLREVLALPAAVYESPTFHYKEGLEEEIFPADAKVTVNDFMAILMSEPGPSCLVWLPLLHRLATVETIVHPTICSVCHKENFTGFRYRCQRCHAYQLCQECFWHGKTSLNHQNDHEVKEYSSYKSPSKQIGHSLRKSFRCVPEKTAQVLPRFPEQPEKTLNLSHIVPPSPLPSHNGFSDPSLLHGYDRSSTLDSRATGRSLDSAGGTSISRVAAASANDEEHRLIARYAARLAQENRAPSGIPTENSTITTDNSRAQRELIAQLESKNKEIMREIARLRRQQEAEQMTPENPALINELRALRQRKGELEGHLGALQDSRRQLMDQLEGLMRMLKNQQTASPRSTPNSSPRSGKSPPMPGNQQNSVQQQQQQQQQQQQQLLRSSASQQQQQHHQIPPNCQAQSMHNNANSLEQQTLNQLNEVRAAFHSNGTSSKCE